Below is a window of Mucilaginibacter ginkgonis DNA.
GCTCCCGCTCAGGGTCGAGATGCTCATTCATTGATAACGAAAGTAAATAAATTTGTGGATGTGCAGATGTCTAATGTGCAGATGAAGCAATTAGATCCAAATTGCAAAGGTCATTTGCACATCTGCACATTTGGCACGCGCACATTGAACCTATCCTTCCGGGTATTTTCTGAAAATGCTGTTGATCTTCATCTGAATTACCCCGAAGAAGGCTTCGCGGAAAATGCCGGTCGACATTTTGGATGTGCCCTCGGTGCGGTCTGTGAAGATGATTGGAACTTCCACCAGTTTAAAGCCGTGCTTAATGGCGGTGTATTTCATTTCGATCTGAAATGCGTAACCCACAAACTTGATCTTGTCGAGATTAAGCACGCTAAACACGCGGCTACGGTAGCAAACAAAGCCGGCTGTAGAGTCGGACACATCGATTCCTGTAATGAAGCGCACATAAACCGAAGCGAAATAACTCATCAGTACGCGGCTCATTGGCCAGTTCACCACGTTTACGCCCTTTATATAACGCGACCCTACGGCCACATCTGCCCCTGATATGCAGGCATCGCGCAAGCGCGTTAAATCGCATGGATCGTGCGAGAAATCGGCATCCATCTCAAAGATATAGTCGTAATTATGAGCGATAGCCCACTTAAACCCATGTATGTATGCCGTACCTAATCCCTGTTTGCCTGACCGTTCCTCGATAAATAATTTATGCGGGAACTCGTACTGCAGATTTTTCACAATATTACCCGTCCCATCCGGAGAACCGTCATCTACTATCAGCAAATGGAATTCAACGGGCAAAGAAAAAACCTTGCGGATCATCCGCTCGATGTTTTCTTTCTCGTTATAAGTGGGAATAATGACTAAGCTGTCGGGCACAGATGTAATTTATTATTTAAGGCAGATTAAAAAAAGCCGTCCGTTAGCTAACGGACGGCTAATATCATAAAAATCGTAATTTTTTCGAAGTTTATCGGACGCCGTGCATCATTTTTTTCAAGAAGCCCGAGATAACAAACAAGACGACAGATGCCAGGCCGGCAAGACTCACGAATACCATAAAAAACTCATAGAGGTTATGAATAGTAAAACCGGCAAAAGTAGGGTAGTGAATGTCTATCTTCTCTTTTGCTAGTAACGCGATCTGCTGAGCAGTGGCGGTAATTTTACCATCAAGTACGCCTTTAAGGTCAATACCGTTTTTAGCCGCGAATTCGTATTTGTCGCCGGTTGCAGGGATGATAGCGCCTAGCGTACCTGCGAGTGCATAGCCCGCAGCGTTACCTAAAAACCAAACACCCATTAATAAAGACGAGAATCGCTTAGGTGCAAGTTTGGCAACCAAAGACAGCCCGATAGGTGATAAACACAACTCGCCTAAAGTGTGGAACAAATACATGATGATAAGCCAGATCACCGCAACCTTGCCTGTATTGCCAATAGCTTTCATCTGTATAGCGATAATGTAGTAGCCAATAGCAAGCAATAACAATCCAAGCGATTGTTTAACCGGTGAGATCGGCTCCATGCCGCGTTTTTGAAGGAATAGCCAGAGGATACTAAATGGCAGGGCGAACACAACTATGAATAGCGAGTTGGCATTTTGCACCAGGCTTGGCGGCATTTGCCAGCCGAAAACGTTCAAGTCTGTTTGTTTATCGGCCACGAAAGTTAAAGACGAACCTGCCTGCTCAAACGCCGACCAAAAGAAGATCACAAAGAACGCCACGATATACAAAACAATGATCCGGTCGCGCTCTACTTTGGTAATTGACTTGTCTGTCAAAATCAATATTGCCAGGCTTATACCTGCCGCGTATATAAAAGGGTAAACCCAGCTCTTAATAGGGTTAGGGTCTGCCGATAGCACGTGTATGCCAAAGAATAAGGCGATCATGGTAATTGCGACCGCGATTATCGCTGTGGTAGAGAAGTTTGCTTTCTCAACTTCGCCGGTCGGACTTAGTGTGCTGCTGTTACCTTTAGGCCGGGTGCCTACGCCATTGCCATCAGGATCTACAACATATTTGTTTTTAAGGAAGATAAACATTACCGTGCCTAAAAACATTGCGGCACCCGCGGCCAGGAAGCCCCATTTAAAGGCTTCAACCACACGCATTTCGCCATGTTTAACGTCACCCAGTAAAGGGCAAATGGTCATCCCTAGAAATGCGCCAACGTTTATACCCATGTAAAAGATAGTAAATGCTGAATCGAGGCGTGAATCGCCTTTTCGATAGATCTGCCCAACCAGGGATGATATATTGGGTTTAAAAAAACCGTTACCAATAATAATTACTGCCAGCGCTCCCCACATGATCATTTTTGCCAGGTCGACATTCCCGGTATAGGTGTAGCCGCTTAAAAAAAGCAGTAACTGGCCGCAGCCCATGATCATACCGCCAAGGATGATACAACTGCGGTTACCTAAAAATTGGTCGGCAATGTAACCGCCAAGCATGGGGGTAAGGTATGATAAACCTAAAAAGCCACCATAGATAATTGCCGCGTCTTTATCAGAAAAATTAAGGGCGTTAACTAAAAACAGTGTGAGCAAGGCCCGCATACCGTAAAAGTTAAACCGTTCCCACATTTCTGTAGAGAACAATACGAAAAGACCCTTAGGGTGGCCTTTTTGCGGTGTAAGGTTACTCGCGTCTAACGCAACAATATCTGGTTCGGTACTCATATATCAAGTGTAAAAATTTTTCTAAAATAGGATATTTATAACAAACCGAAATTTAATTCGGATTAGCAGATGTTAAACGTCCCGATGTTTTGGTTTTTCTGCAATCTGACTAGTTGCGCCGTCCGGCCGAAAGGCGGTCGCGTTTGGCTTCGTTCCGTGGATCTGTCATGTCATCTGCGGCAGATGCCCCGTTTCGCATGTCTATGTTGTCTTTGAAAGCCCATTTCCCGTTAATCAGCTGGTAGGCATCGTAGCTAAGGTCGGGGCCATACTCGTCATACTTGCCTTCCATGCCTTTGGCCGGTGGCACCAGATGGTCAAATACAATGGTTGCCTTTTCGGGCAGATACTTCAGCATCATTGATACCTGCCGGCTGTATTCAAATATTACACGATCGGCAGGTTTGCCTTTGCCATTAAATACCGGGGCGCCAAAAACAGGCTTGCCATCTTTGAAGCTCAATACATCTATCACCTTTTTGGTGGTCTTTACATTGTTGCCCTTCCAGCCTAATAAAACGTAATAGGGTTTTGCCTGGCCAACCGGTACAATGGTGTAATATTGGGCACCGTACCATTGCGTGTTTGACGTAACCGTGTCGCGCGGAGCTTTTATAAACGGCGTATAATCTGCCAAAGGGAACAGTTGCAATTTGCCCGCAGTGTTCATTTGTACGGCACCATAAAAGCGGTAGCTGCCATCTTCATTCATCACATGCCAGCTAAAAATGCGAAACTTATTATCTGGCGAGTAAAGCGTAGTGATACTTTTCACTGAGTCGAACCGTAAGTTATAGGAACCGGGCCTGTTAAGTGTTTTAACCAATGTTCTGATGAAGGTGTAATTGGCGTTTTTCCGTTCAACATCTACAGTGTCGTTCACCATTTTTTTGCCAAGGTAAATGAGACTATCCTGGTATGTAGTAACAACTGGTTTGATTCGCCGTGTTACCTGCGCTACACTCAGTAATGGCATCAATACAGCCAGCCAAATGAATAAGCTTTTCTTCATCAAATTATTAACGCAAATTTTCTATAACCATTGCGCTTGCACCGCCGCCACCGTTACAAATTCCGGCTGCACCATATTTACCGCCTTTTTGCTGTAACACGTGTAACAGCGTTACAATGATACGGGCACCCGATGCACCCAGCGGATGGCCTAAAGCCACGGCGCCGCCGTTGATATTTACAACGTCGGGCGATAATTGCAGTAACTGGTTATTGGCAATGGCCACTACAGAGAATGCCTCATTTATTTCAAAATAATCGATGTCGCTATTTTGCAAACCTGCGCGCTGTAGGGCCAGCGGGATAGCTTTTGACGGGGCCGTGGTGAACCACTCGGGCGCCTGCTGGGCGTCCGCGTAAGATACTATGCGCGCTAAAGGCTTAACATTCATTGCTTCTGCTCGCGTTTTGCTCATTAACACCAATGCAGCCGCGCCGTCATTCAGGGTTGATGCGTTTGCGGCGGTTACGGTACCTGCCTTATCAAATACAGGCCTTAAGCCGGGTATCTTGTCATAATTTACAGCAGACGGCTCTTCGTCTGTATCGAAAATGGTAACGTTGCCTTTCCTATCCTTTATTTCGATCGGCGCTATCTCTTCTTTAAAAAAGCCTTGTGCTTGGGCATGCTGCGCCCGTTTATAAGAGTCGATGGCGTAGGCGTCCTGGTCTTGACGTGATATTTTGCAATCTGTAGCGCAAAGTTCTGCGGCGTTGCCCATGTGATAGTCATTATACACATCCCACAAGCCGTCTTTAACCAAACCATCTGTGATTTGGCCGTGGCCTAAACGATATCCGTTTCGGGCTTTGTCCAGATAATATGGCACATTACTCATGCTCTCCATACCGCCGGCAATGATAATATCTTGCTGCCCTAAGGCTATGCTTTGCGCCGCCAGCATAATTGCTTTCATTCCTGACGCACATACTTTATTCACCGTGGTGGCAGGCAAATCTGCAAAGCCTGCAAATTTTGCGGCTTGAGTGGCTGGTGCCTGGCCTAAATTGGCAGACAGCACATTGCCCATGTATATTTCCTGTATTTGTTCGGGCTTCAAACCCGCTTTTTCTGTAACTGATTTGATAACCGCGCCACCTAATTGCGTAGCCGACAGTGATGATAAGCTGCCGCCAAAGCTGCCTATGGCAGTGCGCGTGGCTGCGACTATATAAACTTCTTGCATTGGTTTTTTATTGGGGTGGCAATTTACAGTTTTTCACCTGTAAAGATGAACTCACAACCGCCGTAACACAAGTGTTTTAAAGTTTGTTACTTTTGTTTAGTTACAACAATGGCAAAACTTCCACAGTCCAGGCAAAAGGCAATATTGCGCAAATACGCGGTCAATGTAAAGTACCTTATGATATTGGCGAGCATTTGCTTTATTGTGCTCACCTTGCCAAAGCAGGCCAAGTTTAGGTATGAGTATGAAAAGGGTAGGGTGTGGAACCAAAAAGACTTGATATCGCCATACAGTTTCGCCATTCTAAAAACTCCGCAAGAAATAGATAACGACCGGGCTGCAGCGCTTAATACCGTTAAGCCAATTTATCAGCTAAATGAAGACGTAAAGCAACAGCAGACAGATGGTTACAAAGGTGATTTTGAGATTAAGTGGCACGATGCAGGCTTTAATGAAACACTCAAGCAACGGTATTTTACGACCGGTTTAAGCCTTCTCGGGAGTATTTATGACAAGGGAGTCCTCTCTCTTAATTCCAAGTACCAGCAGCGCTCGGCAAACTATCCCATTACGATCCTGAACCACAATGTAGCTACTGAACAAAACACTGCCGAACTTTTTACAAAGGATAAAGCACTTGCTTATGCGGAAAAGGAACTAAATGGAACAAAACTTGACAAGGCTTTTTTGCTTAACCTTTTACAAAATCGTGTTCAAAACAATCTTTTGTACGATGATAAGCTAACTAACCGGTTGGAAAAGGATGTGCTGGACGGTATTTCTACCACGCACGGCATGGTGCAAAAGGGTGAAGTGATCGTTATCAAAGGCGTTGTCATCAACAATGATATCTACCAAAAACTCGAATCGTACAAACAGGCTTTTGAAGACAATGCCCGCAGCAACGGCGACAGGTATCTGGTTATGCTGGGTCAGTTTTTGCTGGTCGCGGTAGTCATTACCTTATTAATCGTTTTTCTTTACCTTTTCAGAAAAGACATCTACTACGATAATCGCCTTGTCGGTCTGATATTGCTGGTGATAACCGCCATGCTGGTTACGCTGTCGCTAGCTATACGTTTACAATTCCCCAATTTGTATTACATACCATACTGTATTGTCCCCATCATTATCCGGATATTATTTGATACAAGGCTGGCGCTGAACATACACCTGCTGGTGATCTTGATAGCGGGTTTCTTTGTACCCAACAGCTTTGAGTTTGCTTACTATGAATTAACAGCCGGAATGGTGTCTATTTACAGCATCAAAAACCTTATCCGTCGAGAACAATTCCTGTCATCGGCTTTGCTTATTACCTTAAATTACTTCGTAGCATTTTTAGGCATATCGTTTATTCGCGAGGGTAATTTTGCTACGATAGACTGGTTCGATTTCTTTCCGTTTATCGTGAGCGTTTTACTTACGCTGTTAGCTTATCCGCTCATTTACGCGTTCGAGCGTGTATTTGGCATTACATCAGAAATTACACTTATCGAACTCACTAATACCAATGCACCGCTGCTTAGAAAACTCGCTTTCAGTGCTCCGGGGACGTTTCAGCATTCGTTACAGGTAGCAAACCTTGCCGAAAATGCCATTTACAGTATTGGCGGTAACGCGTTGCTGGTTAGGGCAGGGGCTTTATACCACGACATTGGCAAACTGGAAAATCCGTTGTTTTTTATAGAGAACCAAAGCTCGGGCTTCAACCCGCACGATAAACTACCTTACGAAGAAAGCGCGCAGATCATCATCCGCCATGTAAGCAAGGGAGCAGATATCGCGCGCAAAAACGGCATCCCCGAAGTGGTCGTCGATTTTATTCGTACGCATCATGGCAACACCCGGGTAGATTATTTTTACCAGTCGTTCCTAAAAAACTACCCTGAGAAAGGTATTGACGAAAATATATTCCGGTACCCGGGACCGATACCATTTTCTAAAGAAACAGGTGTGCTTATGTTGGCCGATTCTATAGAAGCTGCATCGCGGTCTCTTAAAGAACCCGATGTGGCGTCCATCAGTAACCTGGTAGATAAGATCGTTAGCTATAAGCTAGACCAGGGACAGTTGAACGACAGCAATATCACCCTTAAAGACTTACAAACCATTAAGGACATCTTTAAAAAGATGCTGATGAGCATCTATCACGTGCGGATAGACTATTAGTGTAAAATTTATTTTGCCGCCCTTTTCGTTTTGCTATATTTGCACTCCCAAAACGGGATGTTTATTATTTGGTGAGGTGCCTGAGAGGCCGAAAGGACCAGTTTGCTAAACTGGCGTACGGGAAACTGTACCGAGGGTTCGAATCCCTCCCTCACCGCAAAAAAGAAAGGCTGCACAATGTGCGGCCTTTCTTTTTTGGTGACTAATAATGTGAGAAGTCTCTATTTCTTTTCCGCGATGCAAAAACTAAGTGCGCTGCAAAGAGTATGGTAGCCATTACTTTCTCCAGCAACAGTTATGCTCGCGACAACGCTTAAATGGGTATAATACCTGCTGCGGCTTACAATGTGCTTAGTAAGAATCTAGTTATAATTAACTGTAGCTGAATAGACATACTATTACTGTGTATTTAGTAGAATTTATTAACTTCGCAAACTTTAAATCATAACATCTTACTTGCTCATAACCCCAAACGAAAATTTTCAGATTTACTTGTAGTGAAAATAAATTCTTCCAAAATATCCAAATTGATGAGCATAAGTAAAATTTGAGTTCACAGCATTATAGCAGCGTAGGAAAGCTCCAATTGTAATTAAATGAAAACTAATAGGTCATATATAATTGCCGAAGCAGGTGTTAATCATAACGGGGATGTAAACATAGCTCTTCAGCTTATTGATGAAGCTAGTAAAGCAGGTGCAGATTGTGTGAAATTCCAGACATTCAAGGCTAGTCAGATTGTTTCAAAAAATTCGCCTAAAGCGAAATATCAGCTTCTGGTCACAGACCCGAAAGAATCGCAAGCGGAGATGCTTAAAAAATTAGAATTGGACTTAGATGCGTACAAAATACTTATAGAACGCTGTAAAGAGAAAGACATAGATTTTCTTTCCACTCCTTATAACAAACAAGATGCAGATTTTTTAGAAGATCTTAACGTTACGGGATATAAAATTGCATCCGGGCAACTTACAGAGATACCGTTTTTAAAATATGTCGCAGCGAAACAAAAAACTATGATCATTTCTACCGGAATGGCAAACATGGCAGATGTTTTTTCTGCTGTTGAAGCTATTCGCGAGACTGGTAACGATGATATAATAGTTTTGCAATGCACCACCAATTACCCCTCAAAAATTGAAGATGCAAATATTTTAGCCATGGATAGTATCAAAGTGGCCTGTAAAGTAAGAGTAGGCTATTCAGATCACGTCGAAAATAATTTTGCCTGTTATGCCGCAGTTGCTTTAGGTGCAGAGATCGTTGAAAAACATTTCACTCTGGACAAGAATATGGAAGGGCCCGATCATAGCTCTTCCCTTAATCCTGAAGAATTTAAGGAACTTATTTACTGTATAAGGCAGGTAGAGCAATCTTTAGGAACAGGCTTGAAGGTTCCATCTGTAATAGAAAGGGATAATATTTATGGTATGAAGAGGAGCCTGGTAGCTTTATCTGATTTGGCGGCAGGAACTGTGCTCGAAGAAAAACATATCGGTTATAAACGGCCGGCGAATGGATTAAGCCCTAACATGGTAGACGATATCCTCGGTAAACAATTGCTTACTGATGTGAAAGAAGACGAAGCACTTCAATACAGCGCTATCAAATGGTAGATCGCACCATAAAAGTTATCAATTCAGCAGAAACAACTCTGTTAGACTTGTTCATTGCCAATGCCGGATCTTCTCTTCAAACTTTCCGATATTTTCAAAGCAGACCTTACACTGTGTTGAATAATCATATAACAACGTGTTTATTGATGGAAGGAAATGAGCCTGTTGGATATGGGCATTTAGATAAAGATCAAGGCCAAGACACTGTTTGGTTGGGTATAGCCGTTTCAGAGAAACATAAAGGTAAGGGTTTAGGAAAACGGATTATGAATTATCTGATAGCCAGCGCTAAAACAAATCAAATTGCCAAACTTAAGCTTACGGTTGATGATACCAACATTGCAGCAATCCATTTATATCAAAAATTTGGTTTTAAAGCTGCAGGTAATGTTAAAGATAGTTGCTTATTAATGGAACTTGAAGTCTCACATGCATAATATCTATATTAGTTCACTGGCATTTCTGGGAAACACTCCTGAAAACATCATCCAAATAGCTAAAGAAAATGATTTTGCTATTGAATTCAGTTCAGGAATGCCGTTCCGAGTCGATATGTCAGAGATTTATGAAAATGCGGCTATCAAAAGAATGCCGCATAATTATTTTCCCGCTCCGGAGGTTCCGTTTGTTTTAAATCTTGCAAGCAAGGATGACGCAATCAGACAACGTTCTGTCCAACATTGTATTGATGGCTTAAAAATGTCAAAGAAATCTAATGCACCCTTCTTTTCAGCGCATGCCGGATTTTGTATCGACCCAAATCCCGCAGATCTTGGAAATCAGCTTAAAGTTGATATCCAATTTGATGTAAATCTTCATAAACAGCTTTTTGTTGAATCCGTTAAACTCATTTTGTCGGAAGCCGAAAACTTAGGCGTTGATTTCCTGA
It encodes the following:
- a CDS encoding peptide MFS transporter, with protein sequence MSTEPDIVALDASNLTPQKGHPKGLFVLFSTEMWERFNFYGMRALLTLFLVNALNFSDKDAAIIYGGFLGLSYLTPMLGGYIADQFLGNRSCIILGGMIMGCGQLLLFLSGYTYTGNVDLAKMIMWGALAVIIIGNGFFKPNISSLVGQIYRKGDSRLDSAFTIFYMGINVGAFLGMTICPLLGDVKHGEMRVVEAFKWGFLAAGAAMFLGTVMFIFLKNKYVVDPDGNGVGTRPKGNSSTLSPTGEVEKANFSTTAIIAVAITMIALFFGIHVLSADPNPIKSWVYPFIYAAGISLAILILTDKSITKVERDRIIVLYIVAFFVIFFWSAFEQAGSSLTFVADKQTDLNVFGWQMPPSLVQNANSLFIVVFALPFSILWLFLQKRGMEPISPVKQSLGLLLLAIGYYIIAIQMKAIGNTGKVAVIWLIIMYLFHTLGELCLSPIGLSLVAKLAPKRFSSLLMGVWFLGNAAGYALAGTLGAIIPATGDKYEFAAKNGIDLKGVLDGKITATAQQIALLAKEKIDIHYPTFAGFTIHNLYEFFMVFVSLAGLASVVLFVISGFLKKMMHGVR
- a CDS encoding polyprenol monophosphomannose synthase, translating into MPDSLVIIPTYNEKENIERMIRKVFSLPVEFHLLIVDDGSPDGTGNIVKNLQYEFPHKLFIEERSGKQGLGTAYIHGFKWAIAHNYDYIFEMDADFSHDPCDLTRLRDACISGADVAVGSRYIKGVNVVNWPMSRVLMSYFASVYVRFITGIDVSDSTAGFVCYRSRVFSVLNLDKIKFVGYAFQIEMKYTAIKHGFKLVEVPIIFTDRTEGTSKMSTGIFREAFFGVIQMKINSIFRKYPEG
- a CDS encoding GNAT family N-acetyltransferase: MVDRTIKVINSAETTLLDLFIANAGSSLQTFRYFQSRPYTVLNNHITTCLLMEGNEPVGYGHLDKDQGQDTVWLGIAVSEKHKGKGLGKRIMNYLIASAKTNQIAKLKLTVDDTNIAAIHLYQKFGFKAAGNVKDSCLLMELEVSHA
- a CDS encoding HD family phosphohydrolase; protein product: MAKLPQSRQKAILRKYAVNVKYLMILASICFIVLTLPKQAKFRYEYEKGRVWNQKDLISPYSFAILKTPQEIDNDRAAALNTVKPIYQLNEDVKQQQTDGYKGDFEIKWHDAGFNETLKQRYFTTGLSLLGSIYDKGVLSLNSKYQQRSANYPITILNHNVATEQNTAELFTKDKALAYAEKELNGTKLDKAFLLNLLQNRVQNNLLYDDKLTNRLEKDVLDGISTTHGMVQKGEVIVIKGVVINNDIYQKLESYKQAFEDNARSNGDRYLVMLGQFLLVAVVITLLIVFLYLFRKDIYYDNRLVGLILLVITAMLVTLSLAIRLQFPNLYYIPYCIVPIIIRILFDTRLALNIHLLVILIAGFFVPNSFEFAYYELTAGMVSIYSIKNLIRREQFLSSALLITLNYFVAFLGISFIREGNFATIDWFDFFPFIVSVLLTLLAYPLIYAFERVFGITSEITLIELTNTNAPLLRKLAFSAPGTFQHSLQVANLAENAIYSIGGNALLVRAGALYHDIGKLENPLFFIENQSSGFNPHDKLPYEESAQIIIRHVSKGADIARKNGIPEVVVDFIRTHHGNTRVDYFYQSFLKNYPEKGIDENIFRYPGPIPFSKETGVLMLADSIEAASRSLKEPDVASISNLVDKIVSYKLDQGQLNDSNITLKDLQTIKDIFKKMLMSIYHVRIDY
- the neuB gene encoding N-acetylneuraminate synthase → MKTNRSYIIAEAGVNHNGDVNIALQLIDEASKAGADCVKFQTFKASQIVSKNSPKAKYQLLVTDPKESQAEMLKKLELDLDAYKILIERCKEKDIDFLSTPYNKQDADFLEDLNVTGYKIASGQLTEIPFLKYVAAKQKTMIISTGMANMADVFSAVEAIRETGNDDIIVLQCTTNYPSKIEDANILAMDSIKVACKVRVGYSDHVENNFACYAAVALGAEIVEKHFTLDKNMEGPDHSSSLNPEEFKELIYCIRQVEQSLGTGLKVPSVIERDNIYGMKRSLVALSDLAAGTVLEEKHIGYKRPANGLSPNMVDDILGKQLLTDVKEDEALQYSAIKW
- a CDS encoding sugar phosphate isomerase/epimerase family protein — encoded protein: MHNIYISSLAFLGNTPENIIQIAKENDFAIEFSSGMPFRVDMSEIYENAAIKRMPHNYFPAPEVPFVLNLASKDDAIRQRSVQHCIDGLKMSKKSNAPFFSAHAGFCIDPNPADLGNQLKVDIQFDVNLHKQLFVESVKLILSEAENLGVDFLIENNVITRFNLTSEGKNPLLCCEHNDIDWLFTELQNNRFGLLLDTAHLKVSCATLELDLNLEVDSIKTFIRAVHHSDNDGTTDTNMPVSQSYWFQKYMSRFKQIAHVIEVKKISINEINEQIKLLTQWMLKN
- a CDS encoding acetyl-CoA C-acyltransferase, with protein sequence MQEVYIVAATRTAIGSFGGSLSSLSATQLGGAVIKSVTEKAGLKPEQIQEIYMGNVLSANLGQAPATQAAKFAGFADLPATTVNKVCASGMKAIMLAAQSIALGQQDIIIAGGMESMSNVPYYLDKARNGYRLGHGQITDGLVKDGLWDVYNDYHMGNAAELCATDCKISRQDQDAYAIDSYKRAQHAQAQGFFKEEIAPIEIKDRKGNVTIFDTDEEPSAVNYDKIPGLRPVFDKAGTVTAANASTLNDGAAALVLMSKTRAEAMNVKPLARIVSYADAQQAPEWFTTAPSKAIPLALQRAGLQNSDIDYFEINEAFSVVAIANNQLLQLSPDVVNINGGAVALGHPLGASGARIIVTLLHVLQQKGGKYGAAGICNGGGGASAMVIENLR